A window of the Megalopta genalis isolate 19385.01 chromosome 2, iyMegGena1_principal, whole genome shotgun sequence genome harbors these coding sequences:
- the LOC117225358 gene encoding uncharacterized protein LOC117225358, with protein MATKRKMTTEEYSEAVPGTSKSSKKSSKKRSRSKKGKKTEVETDIKTEIVTGKCETTRWMKKYLKLQEDAGPDETHGERLGGHVTDIIQKLNVVIVKVLSPSNLLFFGSPLFLHCSEVKNCNTEFMFLGYIDDIFGSIGEPMYSVQIKCDVNNISNNNAEAYYFPDNPNTFALTVERIRNKLKNKTKYRLTKKNI; from the exons ATGGCAACTAAACGTAAAATGACAACAGAAGAATATTCTGAAGCAGTTCCAGGTACTTCTAAATCTTCAAAGAAATCCAGTAAAAAAAGGTCCAGAtctaaaaaaggaaaaaaaacagAAGTAGAAACAGATATAAAAACAGAAATAGTAACAGGAAAGTGTGAAACAACGAGATG GATGaagaagtatttaaagctgcaAGAGGATGCAGGACCCGATGAAACACATGGTGAACGTCTTGGAGGACATGTTACCGATATTATTCAGAAACTTAATGTGGTTATTGTAAAAGTACTCTCTCCAAGTAATCTTCTGTTCTTTGGAAGCCCATTATTTTTACATTGTTCAGAAGTGAAAAACTGTAATACAGAATTTATGTTTTTGGGTTATATTGATGATATATTTGGATCAATTGGAGAGCCTATGTATTCTGTACAGATAAAGTGTGAtgtgaataatatttcgaataataatgccgAAGCATATTATTTTCCGGATAATCCGAATACTTTTGCTTTGACTGTTGAACGTATAAGGAATAAGTTAAAGAATAAAACAAAATACCGACTTAcaaagaaaaatatttga